The nucleotide sequence AATGACAAACTGATTCGGATAAAATGGATGATTTGTCACCTCTGCCAGAATCAGCTCATTTTTTTCGTAAAACCTGTTTAGATCATCCCCGCTTATATACAAATCAAGATAGCCCGTGTAGATCCGGTCAATCTCAACCACTCTGTCGCTCAGAAAATCTTCTGCAATGAGCCCGATTGCATCAGCCTTAACTCTGACCAGCGTATCTTTGCTTACCAATATGACAGGTCTGCCGTTTTCGGTTGTCTCTTCTTCAATTGACAGATTTTTCGCCACCGCAAGGATCCGGTTATCATTTGTTTTTTCAATAAAAATCTCCTGCAGCTCGTGAAACGAGCGGTGATTCAGTTCAATTCTTAAAAAGCCTCCGCCCGGCAGCGGTATTTTTTCATGCAGCTTTCCGATGAGCCTTAGGCTATCAATGAGTTTGGAAACATGTCTTGCATTTCGTCCTATTTCATCCATATACCTTTTTTTTGAATCGACCTCTTCTAGAACAACTGCTGGAATGACTACTTCGTTCTCTTCAAATGAAAAAATGGAATTCGGATCTTGAAGTAAGACATTCGTATCCAAAACATAGATTTTACTCAACCTTCCGCCTCCTACCTTATACGGGTTTTTAGAGCGTGCTGCGCGTGCTCGGGGTCCTGAAATAATCAAGCTGTAATTGAAGCGTTGCTAAAATATATGAAATGGTGCATAAAGATAGAAGATTTATCGGACAATAAAATTAAAAAGCATGGTCTAAAAGGAGTGATTACATGCGCAGTATGACATTTTCAGCATTGGTCCTTGTGCTTATGCTTTCAGCCTGTTCTTTTAATCAGGGATCAGAACAAAACCGTTCTGAAGATCAAAATGGAAAGCCGATGAACGTCAGGAACTCTGTCAATGAGCCGGTTGAAAAGAAAACAGGCCAGCAGATTTCACGCCGCCTCGTTGATCTTGCAGGCCGGGTGCCTGGTGTAAATGATGCCAGCGCCGTTGTTCTCGGAAGATATGCCATTGTAGGGATTGATGTGAACTCAGAGCTTGACAGAAACAAGGCTGAATCCATTAAATATGCGGTAGCAGAAAGCATTCAGCATGACCCGTACGGTGCAAATGCTGTTATCATTGCAGATGCTGATACGACAGTGCGTCTAAAAGCAATCGGCAAAGACATTCAGCAGGGCAAACCGATTTCAGGCATTCTTGATGAGCTTGCTGCCATTGTCGGACGCGTGATGCCCGAAATCCCGAATGATGCTCTTAACAATCAAAACCGCCATAACAGACCGACTGAACAGGACAACAATCAGCTCAACTCAAAAGAGCAAAAAGAGCTTGACCGCGAACAGAATGATCAGTCAGAGAACCACTTAAACAGAAACTAACTCAAAAGACCAAGCGCCTTGTTCTGACAGAGGACCTAGGCGCTGGAGCTGGACGACGAAAACTAATCGTAATATTCACTGGAACCATGAATAATTCCATAACAAACACAAAAAGCTTAGTTCATCCTGAACTAAGCTTTTTTCATGGCTTCAAGAACCTGGCCGTCAAGCTTAGCTGCTGCTTTTTCATCATATGTTTTTTCATATGCTGGTTCAGCCGAAATTTTCGAACCGTAAAACATCACATCTCTTACTTCAGAGATCACCAGTTCGATCAGGGCAAGCTTCAGAGGGACAGATTCAAGTTTTTCTTCTTTTATATGTGCATTTCCGTTAATTGTATATGTAGACTCGTTTGCAAGCAGCGTCAGAGCTGCAGCAGGATGTTTTTTGACATTTTTGACAATCCGCGAGCGGTTATCAACGGCAAGGTACACCCGCTCCTCATCCGGTGCAAAAACCCAGGAGACGGCAGAAACATTCGGAGCGCCTGTTTCAAAGTCAATTGTGGCAAAAACAGCAAAACGTTCTTTCTGGAGATTGTCAAACAAAGGCTGAATCAATTTGGTTTCTGACTTATTAGCCATTTTCTTCCCTCCATATTCGTTGTATAATGCTATCATACCTTTTTTTTCTAATGCTTGCTACATTCAAATTCGGACATCCTTTTTGCCGATATATCTCCGCTGCCTGCTGAACTTACGAATGGGACGGGCGGCTTAATCAATTCATTATCTCCAATAAATAAGAATGAGGTGTCACATGAGAGTAAAATGCGTGCTGTGCGACAAAGTTGAAACGATCCATGATGAAACACTCCAGGCTAAGCGTCTGCGCAACAGGCCTATCCATACATACATGTGCAAAGAGTGTGAAATCAGAATTGAAAACCGGACAATTGAACGCGCAAATACCGGGAATTTCAAGCTTTACAGAGATAAAAAAACAGAGGACAGCTGGTAGTGGCACTGAGAGGGGCCATTGCCGGCCTGCTGAGCGGAATTCTTTTGGGGCTTTTTCTTAAATTTGCCGAACAATTAAGCGGCGAAAAAGTATATGTTTTACTCCTTAATATTGACTTTATATACAGGAGGCCTCTCCCTGAACTGGCTGAATTCATTCTTCATTTGGCGGTGGCTGTTGCAATCGGTATCGTCTGCAGCTGGATGACCCGTGCTTTCAGGCTGTCTGCCGGAAAAG is from Bacillus sp. FSL H8-0547 and encodes:
- a CDS encoding YhcN/YlaJ family sporulation lipoprotein, giving the protein MRSMTFSALVLVLMLSACSFNQGSEQNRSEDQNGKPMNVRNSVNEPVEKKTGQQISRRLVDLAGRVPGVNDASAVVLGRYAIVGIDVNSELDRNKAESIKYAVAESIQHDPYGANAVIIADADTTVRLKAIGKDIQQGKPISGILDELAAIVGRVMPEIPNDALNNQNRHNRPTEQDNNQLNSKEQKELDREQNDQSENHLNRN
- a CDS encoding pyridoxamine 5'-phosphate oxidase family protein, with amino-acid sequence MANKSETKLIQPLFDNLQKERFAVFATIDFETGAPNVSAVSWVFAPDEERVYLAVDNRSRIVKNVKKHPAAALTLLANESTYTINGNAHIKEEKLESVPLKLALIELVISEVRDVMFYGSKISAEPAYEKTYDEKAAAKLDGQVLEAMKKA
- a CDS encoding YlaI family protein, producing the protein MRVKCVLCDKVETIHDETLQAKRLRNRPIHTYMCKECEIRIENRTIERANTGNFKLYRDKKTEDSW